One region of Natronorubrum aibiense genomic DNA includes:
- a CDS encoding aminotransferase class I/II-fold pyridoxal phosphate-dependent enzyme, protein MEDRGFDLEARLERLEDATLKRSLSPVDRVAERGYFAAPAGGGLPVLESDEALVFAANNYLGLTDDQRVQDAARQAAATVGTGAGASRLVTGDTMVHHDLERLLAETKGAERALAFSSGYAANVGTITALEPNVIFSDELNHASIIDGCRLTSAETVVYDHCDAASLRSKLEARAATADGTAESWLIVTDSVFSMDGTVAPLTEICDLAEEFGAWVMVDEAHATGLYANGGGVVQAEGLEDRIQIQLGTLSKALASQGGYVAGSEALIECLVNDARSFVFSTGLAPPAAAAASEALHIARHSDARERLWENVVHLRDGLESMGYTVVGDSQILPVLVGDRQDALALADGLRERDVVAPAIRPPTVPEGTSRIRVAPMATHDQDDIVTCLEAFRAAGEDIGLI, encoded by the coding sequence ATGGAAGACCGCGGGTTCGACCTCGAGGCCCGACTCGAGCGGCTCGAGGATGCGACGCTGAAACGATCGTTGTCACCCGTCGACCGGGTCGCCGAGCGGGGCTACTTTGCGGCTCCCGCTGGCGGCGGCCTCCCGGTCCTCGAGTCGGACGAAGCGCTGGTGTTCGCCGCGAACAACTACCTCGGGCTGACGGACGACCAGCGTGTCCAAGATGCGGCTCGGCAGGCCGCCGCGACCGTCGGCACGGGTGCCGGTGCGAGCCGACTCGTCACCGGCGACACGATGGTGCACCACGACCTCGAGCGGCTGCTGGCCGAGACGAAAGGAGCCGAGCGCGCGCTCGCATTCTCCTCGGGATATGCCGCGAACGTCGGCACGATCACGGCCCTCGAGCCGAACGTGATCTTCTCCGACGAACTCAATCACGCGAGCATCATCGATGGCTGTCGGCTCACGAGTGCCGAGACGGTCGTCTACGATCACTGCGATGCTGCGAGCCTGCGTTCGAAACTCGAGGCGCGGGCGGCCACGGCCGATGGTACTGCTGAATCGTGGTTGATCGTCACCGACTCGGTGTTCAGCATGGACGGCACTGTCGCCCCGCTGACCGAAATCTGCGACCTCGCCGAGGAGTTCGGCGCGTGGGTGATGGTCGACGAAGCCCACGCAACCGGACTCTACGCCAACGGCGGCGGCGTCGTGCAGGCGGAGGGACTCGAGGATCGAATCCAAATCCAGCTGGGGACGCTTTCGAAAGCGCTCGCGAGCCAGGGCGGCTACGTCGCGGGCAGCGAAGCGCTGATCGAGTGTCTGGTCAACGACGCTCGCTCGTTCGTCTTCTCGACCGGTCTCGCCCCGCCGGCCGCCGCGGCCGCGAGCGAGGCGCTACACATCGCCCGCCACAGCGACGCTCGAGAACGGCTCTGGGAGAACGTCGTCCACCTCCGGGACGGCCTCGAGTCGATGGGCTATACGGTCGTCGGAGACTCACAGATCCTCCCCGTGCTCGTCGGCGACCGACAGGACGCCCTTGCACTTGCGGACGGACTTCGAGAGCGAGACGTCGTTGCGCCGGCGATTCGGCCACCGACGGTCCCCGAGGGAACCAGCCGGATTCGAGTCGCGCCGATGGCGACTCACGACCAAGACGACATCGTCACCTGCCTCGAGGCGTTCCGGGCGGCGGGTGAGGACATCGGGCTAATCTGA